The DNA segment CGTCTTTTTTGCGCGTGCGTTCATCGAGAAGGTCTATCGGGCCTTCATAGCCAAGCGCTATCACGGTGATAACATGGTATTCATCGGGAACGCCCAGCGCCTCTTTCATCTTGAAAGCGTCATACCCGGCCATCGGGTGCCCCATCAGCCCTTCATCGACCGCCGCCAAAAGTAGCGACAAAGTCGCCATGCCGCTGTCGAACTGGTAATATTTAACAGGGTCATCCTCGCGCGTGTAATCATCGGCTTCCCGCGCGCACATCACCACAATCACCGGCGCTTTTGACGCCCACTGGTTGCCCTTCGAGAGAGCCAGTGCGGCCCTTTCATGCTGCGCCTTATCTCGTACGAAAATCACCCGCCAGGGCTGGTTGTTGTTGCACGATGGCGTCCAGCGGATAATTTCGAAAATGCGGTCGAGAACATCCTGCGGTATCGGTTTGTCCAGATAGGCGCGTTTACTGTGCCGTTTGAAAAAGATGGAGTCTTGCATAGCGGCTCCTTCTGTATGATTTGAGAATTCTTCGGTCGTTAGCCGTTGACGGCCACTTTGACTTTATAATCGGATTTGGCCAGAAGTTGTTCCTGACGCTCGCGAATCATCGCCTCGGTCATCTCGAAATCCGGCCCGACATTCTCGATCATAATCGATGAAGTACACGACGCGTAGCATCCGGCCTTGCGCAAATCGCCGCCGGTTTTCAGATACTCGAACACGAATCCGGCCATGTAGGTATCCCCCGCCCCGGTAGCATCGACCAGATCAATCTCGAACGGAGGAATATCGATGAAATTAGCGCCATCGTAGATGATAGACCCAAGCTCGGCCAGCGTGACGATTACAATCTTCGGCCCCCATGATTTGATAATGCGGGCGGCCTCGTATGGATCCTTCCGGCAATCAATACCCGTGAGCACTTTTCCTTCGAGTTCGTTGGGCTTGACAATATCAAAGGCGCCCAGTGCCCTTTCAATACCGTCGACTTTTTCATGATAGATGCGATTGGAATCATCGGCGCCGCGCAAAAGCCCCTGAGGGTCGCAGAAGAACAGACCGTCAAAGTTGGCGCGAATCTCTTTTATCTGTTCGAACGATACCTCGCCGAGAATCGGGCCGATCAGCACCGCTTTGCAGTCGTGGTACCACTCTTTACTGATGTTCGAAATATTATTAGCGCGTCCCAGTAAATCGAGCGTGCGGTTGCCGAAATCATCGTAATAGATCAGCGAAAATCCTCCGGTCTCTTTCGATGGCGTGATCTCATACTCGATACCGTATTTCTTGAGATCCGCGACAAACCTGTCTCTGTAATCATCGCCCACCGCCCCGACCAGTTTTACTTTTTCGCCCATTTTCGAAAGCGCCAGAGCCGCGTTGGTGGAACATCCGGAGAGAATTCTCGTCTGCGTGTTGACTTTTTGAGTCTTGATATAATCGTAAACCGGGTTGCCGATAGCGGTGATCACTTGACTGCCTTTCTGGTTTGCTTGTCGGGGGTTGATAGATTCATCGGTCGAGCCGGTTTTGCTGATGCTGCGCCATCGCGTAAGAAACAGGCATCGCCGGTCAGACTTCCTTTTTGTCGCCGAGAATTTTGTGGGTATAGACCAGACGTTGAACGGCGGTGATGACCGATGTCACGCCGACGATAATAAGCGCGAACTCCAGCCATCCGCCGCGCGGCCAGGTGCCGGTGGGAAGAAAGTGCTCAACAATCGAGCCGGCGATAATGAGAATAAACTTCTCCAGCCGTCCCATAATACCCACCGCGCAGTTTTCCATTTTTCCCATCGACTCGGCCGCCGCGCGGGTGTAGCTGGCGATAAGCATGCCGAACAGCGCGAACAGTCCCCACCCGGGGTGAACCGCGCCCGACATAGTGATACCGGCCAGAATGAAAAACTCGCCGTAGCGATCGGACACGTGATCGAGGATACCGCCGAACACCGTGCCCATGTTGCCGGCCCGCGCGGTGGAACCATCGAGCATATCCGTGAAGGAAGTTAGAATCATCCAGAACACGCCCCAGAGCATCTGGTCTTTCCAGAAGTATATCCCTGAGACAATCGCGCAGACGAGCGAGACAGCCGTGATGAAATTCGGCCGAAGGCCCATCTTCACGCAGGCGCGGCCCAGGACGAGCGATGATTCCTCGTAGAATTGTCTTTTGCGCTGATTTATTCCCGGCAAGAGCTACAAATCCTTTTGTCTTAAAATTTCAGACAAATATATGGTCTTTTCAGGCGGCCGTCAACGCCCATAATGGATTATTAGCTGCATCAATGGCATTGTAGGACATAACGTTAACCACAATCCCGATAATTCGGCCGGGAGCAGGGGACATCACGACCACACTGACAGGCGGCTTCAGTTTGAGATTGCCCGAACATTAATCGTTAATTGACATTCTTTGGCTTTAGCAGAATATTGACCGCGATGTTTATCGACTATGTTGAAATCGAAGTCGCGGCGGGCAACGGCGGTCACGGATGTATTGCTTTCCGCGCGGAGAAATATGTCCCGAAGGGCGGCCCCGACGGTGGCGATGGCGGTCACGGGGGCAGCGTCATCGCCGTAGCCGACCCAAACCTTCGCACCCTGCTCGATTTCCGTTACAAGAAAAAATACAAGGCGGAAAACGGCCAGCCGGGCAGCGGAAGTCTCAAAACGGGCAGGTCCGGGCAGGATACTATCCTGAAACTGCCCGTAGGGACCATCATCAAGGACCTCGATACCGGCGAAGTACTCTTTGATCTGGATGAGTCGGGAGTCGAATTTGTAATCGCCAAAGGCGGCAAAGGCGGTCATGGAAATGCGTTCTACAAATCGCCGGTAAACCAGGCGCCGCGCAAGGCGCAGGATGGTGTCCCGGGCGAAGAACGCCGGGTCTCACTTGAATTGAAACTCCTGGCCGATGTCGGCCTGGTGGGGCTTCCCAACGCCGGCAAGTCCACCATACTCTCCGCCTTCTCCAAAGCCCGTCCCAAGATAGCCGATTATCCTTTCACGACCCTGACACCAAAGCTCGGCATCGTGCGCCTTCGCGAATTCAAATCGTGCGTAATGGCCGACATCCCCGGTCTCATTGAAGGAGCCTCCGAAGGCAAGGGGCTGGGTCATCAATTTCTGCGTCACATCCAGCGCACGGCGCTGATAATTTACGTGATCGATATCAACGAGCTCGATATCGTCGAGACTCAGAAAATACTCAGGCAGGAGTTGAAGAATTTCGACAAGCAGCTCGCGAAAAGGCCATCACTGGTCGTCATCACCAAAGTTGACACCCTCACCGAAAGTGACTTGAAAGATATTTCGGCCGAGTTGCCTTCGGACTATATTTATATCTCGGCAGTCACGCGTCACAACGCAAACGTTTTCCTTGAGGCAATAGAGAGAGAACTTGACAAACAGCGATCTTAAAAAGCATCTGGCGGACATTATTGGCCTGCTGTCCATTCCGGGTATCGGTCGCGGGCGATACCATCGCCTCGTCAAAGAGTTCGGCTCGGCACAGGCCGCGCTGAAGGCGTCGCGCAGCAAGCTCGAAAAGGTGAGCGGCATATCGCGCGCCCTGGCGGATGAAGTCAAAACCAAATATGATCCTGAATCGGCGCGTCAGATGGCCGCTCGAGTGATACAACTCGGCTGGACCGTACGCTTGTTCGCTGAAGACGGTTTCCCCCGTCGCCTGACGAACATCCCCGAAGCGGATTTTCCCCCCGTGTTATTCACGCAGGGTGATACTGATTTCGAAGCGCCCGCGATCGCTATTGTCGGCACCAGACATCCCACCGAGCAGGGGAAAATCTTCACTTATAATCTCGCCAAAGCGCTTGCAGAAGCCGGGATTACGGTGGTATCGGGGATGGCTGATGGTGTCGATGCTGCGGCTCACAAGGGAGCGCTGGACGCCGGCGGCAAAACGGTAGCAGTCTGGGGAAGTTCGCTTGATATCGTCTATCCCCCTTCGAACAAAAAGCTGGCCGAGAGGATAAAAACCTCCGGCTCCGTTGTCTCCGAGTATCTTCCCGGCACCTCGCCCGAACGCGCCCACTTTCCCGAAAGAAACCGAATCATCTCGGGACTTTCCGATGGTGTCGTGGTGGTTGAGGCCGGCCGCAAATCGGGCGCGCTGATTACCTCGGAGCAGGCCCTGAGTCAGGGACGGGAGTTGTTCGCTGTGCCCGGTCAGCCGGGCTCGAAAATGAGCGAAGGCACCAATGACCTGATAAAAAAGGGCGCGCGGCTTTTGACCTCGATTGATGATATTTTTGATGAACTGCCGCGGCTGAAAGGTGTTGTTTTAACTAAGAAATTCACGCAATTGCCCGATATGACAGACATCGAGAAGAAAATTGTCGATCAGTTTTCAACGGGTCCGCAGCAGATTGACCAACTGGGCCGAATCCTCCGGCTTCCGGTTACCGACCTGATGGAGGTTCTTCTCGCGCTGGAGCTTAAGGGCGTAGTCCGGGAACTGTCCGGCAAGAGATTCATTCTCTCCGAAGAGTATGTATGATTAAGAAAGCAACCACGATTGTCAACAAGCTGGGCCTTCACGCCCGACCGTCTGCCATGCTGGTAACCGCGGCTTCGAAATTTGAATCCGAAGTCTTCATTACCAAGAACGGGCTGCGTGTCAACGCCAAGTCTATCATGGGTGTAATGATGCTCGCGGCGGAGCAGGGGTCCGAAGTAATTGTCGAGGTCAACGGCAGCGATGAAGAACTGGCTCTGAAGGAAATCCTCAGAGTGATCGAGTCCGGCTTCGGCGAAATGGACTGATATTGCACTTGCCTTACCCGTTTAACCACATTTACATTATTTTGATAAGGAATTAGCCTTTTTTGCACAGAGCGCCACATGAACACCACGCGAAAAATCATTAAAGGAATCCCCATCTCGGGCGGCATAGTCCTGGGACACGCCCGGGTGATTCTTCCGGGCGACCTGGACATCACCGAGGTGTGGATTACATCTTCGCACATCGACGACGAGATTGAGGCTCTGGAAAAGGCTGTCGAGACGACCAAATCGGAGATTCACGATCTTCTGGAATCGGCCGGACGCAAGCTTGGCGGACCGGTGGCGAGAATATTCGATGCTCAGCTTCTGATAGCCGATGACGAGCAGTTTCTTGAACAGGTGAAAAAGGAAATCAGGACCCGCCGACGCAACGCCGGTTTTGTCTATAATCAGTTGGTCAGACAGACCACGGCTCCCTTGAAGAGTTCTCCGGACGAGTATATGCGCCAGATGGCGACCGATATCGAAGCGGTGGCGCAGCGCGTCCTTTCTCATCTCAAGGGCAGCGATAAATGTGATCTCAAATTTTCGCCGAATACTATTCTGGTGTCGAAGATGTTGACGCCCGGTGATGTGCTGTCGTTTCGTCAGCGCAAGGCCATAGGCTTTATCGTGGGTGAAGGCGGCCCCAACTCGCATATGGGTCTTATCAGTCGCGCCTTGCGCCTGCCCGTGGTGCTCGCCAGGGATGCTTACCTTGAGATCGAAAACAACGCCGACCTGATCATTGACGGAACCTCCGGCGAAATAATCGTCACCCCTTCCGAGGCTGACTGGACCGAGTACCAGAAACGCCGCAAACGCCAGGGACCCGCCGCCATCACAAGGATACGCAAGCTCACCCCTGTGCCGCCGGTAACTGCCGATGGCAAGGTGGTCAATGTCGGCGCCAACCTGACTCTTCGCGGACCGGCCGATGACATTCTCTCCGAACAGAAAATACCGGTCGGCCTGTACCGTACCGAGTTTCTTTACCTGGCTCATTATGATTTCCCCGACGAGGACACTCAGTATGAATATTACTATCAGATCGCTCAGAAGTACGCCAAAACTTATGTCGTCCTGAGAACATTCGATCTCGGCTATGACAAACTGATCGCCGATAACGCCTGGCTCCAGGAAGACAACCCGGCGCTGGGATGGCGCGGGATGCGCGCCATGCTTGAAATGACCGATGTCTTTAAAACCCAGATCAGGGCGATGCTTCGGGCCTCTACGCTGGGAAATGTGAAGATTCTGCTGCCGATGATAACCGATGTTTCGGAGCTGGAACAGGCGAAAAAACTCATCTCGCAGGCTAAATTCAAGCTTCGCAAGGAGAAAATTCCTTTCGATGAGAATATCGAGGTGGGCATCATGGTCGAGGTACCATCGGCGGCCATGACAGCCGACACGCTGGCGAAGAAGGCCGACTTTCTATCGATAGGCACCAACGATCTCACGCAATACGCGCTGGCGGCGGACCGGATGAACAGCCGCGTCGCCAACCTCTACAGCGCCTTTCATCCCTCGGTGCTCAGACTGGTCATGATGACGGTTGAGGCCGCCAAACAAAACAACAAGCCGGTATCCATCTGCGGTGAACTCGCCGGTGACCTCACGGCTCTGCCGCTGTTTATCGGCATGGATGTTGATCTGTTGTCGATGAACCCGGCCAGGATATTCGACCTGTGCCGGCTCGTCAGGAAAGTCGATTCATCGCTGGCCCGGCATCTTCTGTCATCGGTGCTCACCAGCGACTCACAACAGCAGGTGGTAACGATGCTGCACAACTATCGAACGGAACTCGAAAAGAAAACAACATTTAGAAAAAGGAAGTGATACTTTGTCGATTCTCGATGACATAGAAAAAGTACGATCGGTGGATCCCGACAACATGTATAACGCCATTTTTGATTTGCCCGAGCAGATGGCCGAGGCGCTCAAAATCGCCAGGTCCTGGAAGTTTAATCGCGGCGACTTTGCGGATATAAAAAACATCGTTGTCATCGGCATGGGCGGCTCCGCCATCGGCGGTGATTTGGTCAGGTCGCTTCTTTCGCCCATGTTGCTCGTGCCCTTCGAAATCTGCCGCAATTACACCCTGCCGGAATATGTCGATGACGAAACGCTCGTTATCGTGTCCTCATACAGCGGTAACACCGAGGAAACTCTTTCGGCGCTCGACGACGCTCTCAACCGCAAAGCTATGGTGGCCGGCATCACCACCGGAGGAGTTCTGTCCGATGTAGCCAGGCTGAACGACTTCCCCCTCGCTATCGTGCCTTCGGGACTTCAGCCCCGCGCGGCGCTCGGATACTCGTTCGTACCGCTCTTGGTATTCCTGGAGGCCATTGGCCTGATCAAAAATGTCGCCGGAGACATCGAAAACGTAATCAGTGAACTCAAAAAGTATCGCGAAGACTATATCGAAGACACTCCGACCGAATCCAATCTTGCCAAACGGCTGGCAGAAAAAATACAGGGCAGGATCGCCATTGTGTATGGCGGACCGACCCTTACCAGCGTGGTTGCGGTTCGATGGAAGGGGCAATTTTGCGAGAACGCCAAAAACCTCGCCTTCGCCAATCAGTATCCCGAATTCAACCACAATGAGCTCGTGGGATGGTCCGAAACCGTCAAACCGTTCAGGGAATACCTCGTGGTCCTGCAGCTTCGGGATAAAGATGACCACCCTCAGGTCGCTAAACGCATGGATATAGTCAAAGAATTGATTGGCGAACACAAGGTCGAGGTTATTGACGTCTCATCGAGGGGAAATTCCCCCCTGACGAGAATGTTCAGCCTCATTCAACTGGGCGATTTTGCTTCTTACTACCTGGCGGTACTCAACGATATCGATCCATCGCCGGTAAAAGTTATCGCCGCTCTGAAAAATAAACTGACCTGAAATTGAACATTTTTGTCCGGGCCGCACCCCAAAGATGCCTTTGCCCGCCTTTGACAGGCGGGCTTTTTCTTGTCCCTGAGCAAGATAGGCCCGCACCACCCTGAATTTCTGGAGCTCTGGGGCCCGGCCGCCGGCCAGCCGAATTTCTAGAAACCTGTTGACACAACTTAAATTATCGGTTATACTTAAGCACAGTTGGGATGCGTAGCATATCCAAATTCACACACCCGCTGGTACCCTCCGCCATACACCATAGAGAAGAGTAGAGACATACGCCTATAAGAACCTTTAACCAAGGAGTCTTCCATGAAACGCCTATTAACCATTCTGGCGTTGATGCTGGCGCTGTTTGCATTTGCATGGGGCGCCGCGTTTTCCGCTGACATTGAAGATCCCGATGATCACACCTGGGGTGGTGAACAGTCGGGCGAACCGGGGCAGTACCGCCACACCAACTGTGGCAGCGAAATCACAGCCTCGGGTGTTTTTGCCATCGACATAATGGTCTATCAGACCATTTCCTACGACAAACTCAGATCGCTTTTTGACAGGAGCCGACGCGCCGACGATCTCTATCAACGCACCGATGATGGGGTCGTTTATAATAACCGCGCAAGACAGGTATCTGTTAAATAACTGCAGGCGATAGTGAGGATGAAGCTATGAAAAGCGTAGGAATTTGTCACTCAATGGAAAGCTATATGGCTTCCCTGATTGACCGAAAGAAGCCGGACGATGCAGTCAGGTACTACGAGTCGAATCGTAGTGAACTTGAGCGGATCGGCGGCTCTGACGCGTCACGGGTAATCCATATGGCTGCCAAAGCCTATGCTTCGCTTTCTCACTTTTCGGTTGCTCTTAAAACCGCCCGTACGGCGCAGCATGCAGCGGCTCAGGAGGGAGACAGCCTGCTGCTGGCCGAGATTTTCCTGACAATCGGCGGTATTTTGCGTGACATAAGTGAGTACAAAGAAGCTGAAAAGGCTTTTCGCGATGCTGAGTCCATATTCCGACGGAATGATTGTGCTGATGGACAGAGCCGGGCGCTCAACCAACTCGCCGGACTGTTCTACAGACAATCGGACTACAGCAATTCTCTCGCCGTCCTGATCGACGCCATCGAGCTGGCCCGTCACCTCGACGATAAGAAGAAGCTGGCGTACATGATGGGTAACGTCGGCCGTATCTACACCTTTATCGGCGACTTCGAAGAGGCCGAGAGAAATATAAGACTTAATATCGAACTTTCCAGCGACCTGGGCGACACGCTCGAGGTTGCCCGTGCCTATATCCATCTCGGATATATCTATATTCAGAAAGCTCAGTACGAGAAGGCCGAGAAGGCGCTCGAAACCGCTTATCCGATGGTGATCGAGGCTCGGAGTGAACGTGACGAAACCATTTACCTGACCTACCTGGGCGAACTGCGCTACCGCATGGGTCAATACGAAGAATCCCGCGAGATTCTCAGGCAGGCCCGGGCGCTGGCCCGCAAGGTTGCCCCCAACGGCACGCTCGAAGGCCGGGTACTTCGTCATCTCGCCGAACTGGCGCTCCGTGTCGATGAACATACCCGCGCCGAACGTTACTCCGCGCTTGCGTGGGTCGTCATGGAAAAAGCCGACAACAATCTTGAACTGGGTGTCCTGTGCCGGATTAAAGCTGTTCTGGCCGAAACAAAGAAGCGCAAAGCGGAAGCCCGTAAGCTCTACGCCAGAGCTATCGAACTTCTGAGCGATGCCAACGTTCGCTTCGAAAAGGCCGAGGCCCTGGTGGTAGCCGGCAAATCACACCTGTTTTCTCCCCGCCAGCGGATGACTTATCTGTTCAGGGCGGAAGAGATTTACGCGCGTATGAACCTGGCCCAGAAACAACGGGATACCGAAAGATTGATCGACGAAATCGACTCGCAGTTGCCACATCGCCCTCAAAACAGCCCCGACACTCCTTGTGTCGATATTCAGGATTACGACTATATCACCAAGTGCCCGGAAATCCTGAGATTCAAGAGCCAATTACCGTTGATCATCAATTCGGATCTGCCGATTCTCCTGACGGGTGAGACCGGCGTGGGCAAGGATCATCTCGCCAGGTATTTCCAGAAGATCTCTCGTCCCGAAGGACCGTTCGTGGCTATCAACTGCGCTTCGCTTCCCGAAACGCTCTTGGAATCCGAACTCTTCGGTTACCATCGCGGCGCCTTCACCGGAGCGGAGCAGAACAAGCAGGGTCTGTTCGTAGCGGCAAACGGCGGCGTGCTGTTCCTTGACGAGATCGGGGATATGCCGTTGACACTTCAGACCAAGCTGCTTGGCGTTCTTGAGAATCGACGGGTGATTCCGCTCGGTTCGACAACATCGGTGGACCTCGACATCAAGATCGTGGCCGCCACCAACAAGAAGCTTGAGCAGATGGTCGAGAAAGGACTGTTCCGCCGTGACCTTTACTACCGGCTCAGCGGAATCGCTTTCGAAATCCCGGCATTGCGGCATCGCAAAGAAGATATTCCCGTCCTTCTGAAGCTGTTCATGAAAAACTGCGGACTGTTAATGGAACACCAGTCGCCACCGGCCGAACTGGCCCGCCAGTTCATTGAACACGACTGGCCCGGAAATACCCGCGAACTGTTCAATAAAGTCAAACGTCTGGGGGTAATGGCCCAGATGGTTGCGGAAGGGGACATGGTCGAACTGACCCGATCGATTTTTGAAACGACCGTGCCGGCGACCAACAATTCGCTTTTTGACAGGGTCGAAGAGTTTGAACGAAAAATCATTCTCGAGGCCCTGCTTGCGGCTCAAGGGAACAAATCGGAGGCGGCCCGTCTGTTGGGGATTCACGAGGCCACCGTCCGCACGAAACTGAAACGCTACGGCATCAGCTTGGGAGGGGCTAATTAGTTAGAGAGTCCCACCGGTATGGTGAGGCTTAAGCTTCTCGCATCACAGGACCCTCATTCTCCGGACAGCTCAACCGGAGAAGCCCACGCGGGAAAGTTGAGTTTCATCGTACTGATTTACGATTCGTTATCATACTCCTTGGTTAGCGGTAAGCATCTGCTTTTCAGGTGCTTACCGTTTTTATTTGCGCTCAAGTTCGTACGGATGTACGAAATTCCGAGCTGACAAGAAATTAGCCCCGATTAAACGATTCTGTAACATTCTGCCATCAAAACACTTAACAACCAGTTTTGAGCCGCCAAACGTCACGGCATAATGGTTGCTAATCTTAGATTTGTCATTTTTACTCCCAAAATGCTGTTGTTTGTTTGGGATTTCTTTTCTCTTTGGTGTTGCCGCCCGCAGTCGAGGGGACTTCGGGCGGTATTCTTTTGGGCTTCCCCGCAAACCCCGGTCTTCGATCCCGCCGATTCCAATCACAGGCCTTCTATCCAGACCGCCATTGACAATCCGCAACTTCGACCGTATAAAGTATAAGTAGGGACATTTCCAGCATTACCAGGCAAAGGAGGCAAATGATATGCGAGATATGAAATGGTATTATTGGGTAGCTTTTATTCTGGGCGGCCTGGCCGCTATCGCCATAGTCTATGTTGTCCTTCGCTCGAGCGGAGTTCTCAATAAACTCATGCCGGATAAGAAAAAGATGGTGGAGGACGCCCAGTAACGTCTGAAATACGAGAGGAGCCCGCCCCTCCTTGGGAACTGAGCCCCTCGTATCTGCCTGCTACGTTCTTTGCCTTTCAATAGGCCGTCAAGTCACATACTAGTCACCAACCAAGAATTTCCTCAGCGGCAGGATCAAAGGCGGGAGCCCCATCCTTGAGATCATAGAGTTTACACACTCCCTTAGATACGGGAAAGTCTGTAGCGGCAGACTATGTTTGTTATATAACTCAAAGAAGCCGTCTGGTATGTCACCCTTACAGTCAAAAAGAACTGCATATTTTATTCGTGATGTAAACAGGCGGTTCCGCCCACACTTCGCCTTGAGATTGTAAGAAACCTCTATTGTCGCCACGTTTTCGGCAACACTAAGCACATTCGCCGACTCGTCGAATTTAAGGGAAGCCCTACCTGTTAGCTCCCTAGAATACAGAGTAGATTTGATCTCCTTCAAATAAATGTCTCGAAGATCAACGCACTTTAGAATCTCGCCGTATTGGGTCGGCGTAATGGTAACTTCTTCAGCGCTTCGCCTAAGCGCTGACTGCTTCTTTGCTTTCGGCATAGTTATCTTGACCACCTTGCTTGTTTATGTCAATAATCCAAGGCTGTTCGCACGTGCGCTCTCCGTAGCCCTTTACGGAGGCCGTACTTGGGAGCACTGCTTCAACTGCTCTTCCGTAATCATCCCACCCGCAAAAGCGCTCCATTACAGCATTAACAAACGAATTAAGACTCTGGTTGTTTTTCTTGGCAAGTTTAATGAGCTGCAGATGCGTCGCGGGGGAAGTACGGAACACGAACCTCCCGCTTGGCATTGCCACATCTTCCCTTTCGGGTTCAGGTATTGGGATCTTGTTCTCAAAGTAGTAAGGAACAAGCTCTCGCCTGACTAGCTCAAAGCTCTCCAGAGCTTCCTTTTTAGTCGCACCTACTCCGTAGAACGCAACCTGATCCAGTTCACGACAGTATGCGCGATACATGACTTCGCCGTCGTCTTCCACCCTAGCAACTAACACATCGTAGTCGAGCTTAAGGTAGTATTCTAGATCCTTATTTTGCGTTACCACAGGCATCCTCCATTTCCATTAAGTCAATTATCTCCAACAATCGCGGCCTTAGATATTTCCTGTAATCAAATCGCGATATTATTTCACGCTTCTTGTGACTTTTGTGTACTGTAAAAAGTCCATCGCGCCCCAGCCTTTTCAATATCTTATGTTGATATTTTATGCTGCTTCCGCCAGTCAGTTTAAGCCTCTCCACACCAAGTTCTTCGAACATAAACTTTTCAATTGGAGCAAGTTTCATTTCGGGCATGTTTATCGAGTCAAACTCCTTCAGCCTCGCCCTTAAGTTTTCAAACTTGCTCAAGTTGCTACCTTTATCGTCATTCGGAGGTACTATATTTAGTATGATACTAAATATAGTATCATTAATACGCAGCCGTCAATGATAAAGTTTATAAAATTATGCCGGAAAACATTTTACTCCGAAGTTGTAGTTTTTTTGCTGTGCTTAAGAGCCTGCCTCTCAATCAAATACTGAGCCAACAATGTGTTTAGATGACAACGCATTACCCCGCAATGGGTTACGTTGAGCCATTCTAAGTGCGGACGATTTTACTTGCGAGAAGTATCTTTGTATATTCAGAAGTAGGAAAACGGCCATTTACAATGCGCTCACTAAAGGATAAAGTCGTAGTCATAACGGGGGCTTCGCGGGGAATCGGCGAGGGTATCGCCCGCGTTTTTGCCG comes from the Candidatus Zixiibacteriota bacterium genome and includes:
- a CDS encoding nitroreductase family protein, with amino-acid sequence MQDSIFFKRHSKRAYLDKPIPQDVLDRIFEIIRWTPSCNNNQPWRVIFVRDKAQHERAALALSKGNQWASKAPVIVVMCAREADDYTREDDPVKYYQFDSGMATLSLLLAAVDEGLMGHPMAGYDAFKMKEALGVPDEYHVITVIALGYEGPIDLLDERTRKKDESPRTRKELSEIIAMDRFGF
- a CDS encoding PfkB family carbohydrate kinase is translated as MITAIGNPVYDYIKTQKVNTQTRILSGCSTNAALALSKMGEKVKLVGAVGDDYRDRFVADLKKYGIEYEITPSKETGGFSLIYYDDFGNRTLDLLGRANNISNISKEWYHDCKAVLIGPILGEVSFEQIKEIRANFDGLFFCDPQGLLRGADDSNRIYHEKVDGIERALGAFDIVKPNELEGKVLTGIDCRKDPYEAARIIKSWGPKIVIVTLAELGSIIYDGANFIDIPPFEIDLVDATGAGDTYMAGFVFEYLKTGGDLRKAGCYASCTSSIMIENVGPDFEMTEAMIRERQEQLLAKSDYKVKVAVNG
- a CDS encoding CDP-alcohol phosphatidyltransferase family protein, coding for MPGINQRKRQFYEESSLVLGRACVKMGLRPNFITAVSLVCAIVSGIYFWKDQMLWGVFWMILTSFTDMLDGSTARAGNMGTVFGGILDHVSDRYGEFFILAGITMSGAVHPGWGLFALFGMLIASYTRAAAESMGKMENCAVGIMGRLEKFILIIAGSIVEHFLPTGTWPRGGWLEFALIIVGVTSVITAVQRLVYTHKILGDKKEV
- the obgE gene encoding GTPase ObgE; translation: MFIDYVEIEVAAGNGGHGCIAFRAEKYVPKGGPDGGDGGHGGSVIAVADPNLRTLLDFRYKKKYKAENGQPGSGSLKTGRSGQDTILKLPVGTIIKDLDTGEVLFDLDESGVEFVIAKGGKGGHGNAFYKSPVNQAPRKAQDGVPGEERRVSLELKLLADVGLVGLPNAGKSTILSAFSKARPKIADYPFTTLTPKLGIVRLREFKSCVMADIPGLIEGASEGKGLGHQFLRHIQRTALIIYVIDINELDIVETQKILRQELKNFDKQLAKRPSLVVITKVDTLTESDLKDISAELPSDYIYISAVTRHNANVFLEAIERELDKQRS
- the dprA gene encoding DNA-processing protein DprA, whose product is MTNSDLKKHLADIIGLLSIPGIGRGRYHRLVKEFGSAQAALKASRSKLEKVSGISRALADEVKTKYDPESARQMAARVIQLGWTVRLFAEDGFPRRLTNIPEADFPPVLFTQGDTDFEAPAIAIVGTRHPTEQGKIFTYNLAKALAEAGITVVSGMADGVDAAAHKGALDAGGKTVAVWGSSLDIVYPPSNKKLAERIKTSGSVVSEYLPGTSPERAHFPERNRIISGLSDGVVVVEAGRKSGALITSEQALSQGRELFAVPGQPGSKMSEGTNDLIKKGARLLTSIDDIFDELPRLKGVVLTKKFTQLPDMTDIEKKIVDQFSTGPQQIDQLGRILRLPVTDLMEVLLALELKGVVRELSGKRFILSEEYV
- a CDS encoding HPr family phosphocarrier protein, which codes for MIKKATTIVNKLGLHARPSAMLVTAASKFESEVFITKNGLRVNAKSIMGVMMLAAEQGSEVIVEVNGSDEELALKEILRVIESGFGEMD
- the ptsP gene encoding phosphoenolpyruvate--protein phosphotransferase, coding for MNTTRKIIKGIPISGGIVLGHARVILPGDLDITEVWITSSHIDDEIEALEKAVETTKSEIHDLLESAGRKLGGPVARIFDAQLLIADDEQFLEQVKKEIRTRRRNAGFVYNQLVRQTTAPLKSSPDEYMRQMATDIEAVAQRVLSHLKGSDKCDLKFSPNTILVSKMLTPGDVLSFRQRKAIGFIVGEGGPNSHMGLISRALRLPVVLARDAYLEIENNADLIIDGTSGEIIVTPSEADWTEYQKRRKRQGPAAITRIRKLTPVPPVTADGKVVNVGANLTLRGPADDILSEQKIPVGLYRTEFLYLAHYDFPDEDTQYEYYYQIAQKYAKTYVVLRTFDLGYDKLIADNAWLQEDNPALGWRGMRAMLEMTDVFKTQIRAMLRASTLGNVKILLPMITDVSELEQAKKLISQAKFKLRKEKIPFDENIEVGIMVEVPSAAMTADTLAKKADFLSIGTNDLTQYALAADRMNSRVANLYSAFHPSVLRLVMMTVEAAKQNNKPVSICGELAGDLTALPLFIGMDVDLLSMNPARIFDLCRLVRKVDSSLARHLLSSVLTSDSQQQVVTMLHNYRTELEKKTTFRKRK
- a CDS encoding bifunctional phosphoglucose/phosphomannose isomerase — translated: MSILDDIEKVRSVDPDNMYNAIFDLPEQMAEALKIARSWKFNRGDFADIKNIVVIGMGGSAIGGDLVRSLLSPMLLVPFEICRNYTLPEYVDDETLVIVSSYSGNTEETLSALDDALNRKAMVAGITTGGVLSDVARLNDFPLAIVPSGLQPRAALGYSFVPLLVFLEAIGLIKNVAGDIENVISELKKYREDYIEDTPTESNLAKRLAEKIQGRIAIVYGGPTLTSVVAVRWKGQFCENAKNLAFANQYPEFNHNELVGWSETVKPFREYLVVLQLRDKDDHPQVAKRMDIVKELIGEHKVEVIDVSSRGNSPLTRMFSLIQLGDFASYYLAVLNDIDPSPVKVIAALKNKLT